The nucleotide sequence ACCGTAGATTTCCTCGTCGTTGGGTTTGCGCAGCCGGACTTGGGTGGTTTCGTTCATAATGTTATTTCTTTGGGATAAAAAGTTTCTGCCCCGTCTTCAAGGGCTGGTTCGGAGCCAGATTATTGGCCTTGCGGATGTCTTCCACACTCACATTGACGCCTTTATCCTGATAGGCTTTGGAAATCGCCCAAAGGCTCTGGCCCGCCAGCACCGTGTACTCGTATCCCTGCTCCGCCGCGGCGGAGTTTCCGCCTTTGGCGCCGGATTCGGGCGCGGTCGTTTTGGTTTCCTTCACCGACTTTGTTTCTTTGGAACCTGTGGCCACAATTTTTGAGACTTCCTTTAAAAGTGCTTCCTTCTCCATGGCCTGGGCTTTCGACTGTTCGTCCAGCAATCGTTTCAACTCGGCGTTGTCAGTCTCCAGTTTTTTCACCCGTTCTTTCATCTGGGCCAGGTCCTGCTGCAACTGGGCGTTCTGCTGCACAATCAAATCGATCTGGTCCGCCGCTTTCATGACCTTTTGCCGCTCGATGAGGGCGTCCTGGGCCGCAGCCGGATCCTCCTGCGCCCTCGCCGGCGAAAGTGGGCACAACAATCCCGCCATTGGGATCAAAAACAATCCCAAGGTCCGGCACTGCAAACGCCCCGGCAATAACGACATATCACCAACAGTTACCCTCCGAAGCCTTTCTGTGCAAGCCTTTCACATCCCTGATTTGGGGACAGGTACACGCCCCGTTTCACCGATGCTTTCAACCCGCTCTTGGGCAGCACATTTCCAATGCGGGTGCAAGCGTGGAGGATCACGCCACCCGGCCTTGAGCGGACTCGATGTGATCTCCCCGAAGGCCTCGTGGTCAAAAGGCCCAGTAGTGCATTCCTTCAGGAAGAATCGCAGCTCAGACATTCGACTAACCAACAACAATCACTTGATATAACATCGACGTCCAATTCCTGTCCCGGCAAGCCCATATGCCAAACCAGGGCGGGAATGCAATTTGTACACATGAAATAGGCATTCACCCGCACACAAATGAAAAATAAGCTTTAATTCCACCAGAAAGCTTTCATCTATATACCATGAAATTATCAGAACTCAGCAGCGGCCAGGCCGTTCTGCTCATCAAATTGCTCAAGAAAAAGGAAAAACTCGAAACCCAACTGGCCGCAGTTGAATCCCGGCTGGGAAAACTTTCCAGCGGCAAGGTTTCCGCGCTTGCGGCGAAAAGCCCGGCCCGGCCCAAATCGAAGGGCCCCCGCGCCAAACGGGGCGCACTCAAAAAGCAGGTTCTGGCCCTGCTCAAAAGCGCCGGCAAAAAAGGCCTGCCCGTGAAAGTGCTCGCCAAAAAATTGAAAACCACCTCCCCGCGCCTCTTCACCTGGTTTTACACGACAGGCGAGAATGTCCCCGGCCTGAAAAAATCCGGCCGCGGCTGTTACGCCTATCTGCCCAAAAAGTAAACAAGCCGACACACCATCGACAGGGCAACCCAACATCCAGGCTCTTAGGGTAAAATACTGGCAGGACAATTGAATGTTTGACCCCTTTGAACAGGCCGCACTGCATCCGATCCTCCACGACGGACCGGCGGTTAATTTCTTCTCGGGCGCCCTGTTGGGAAACGGAGGCATGGGCGCCGTTGTCTGCACGCGCCCCGACGCCATCGTGATCCACTTCGGGCACAACAGCGTCTGGGACATCCGCATTGCGGAGGCGACTCTCGAAAAGCTCGGCACATTCGCGCAGGTGTTTGCGCGCGTGCGCGCCATCAATCCGGCGTTGTCCAAACTCGGAGACGATCCCTGGTTTCGCGAATACTGCCACATGGCCTCGGCGAGCTACCGCAAGCCGTATCCGCGTCCGTTTCCCTGCGGCTCGCTGGTTCTTGGGTTCGACTCGCGCGAGACCGAAACACTCGGCCACCGACTTGATTTGGCGACGGGCGTTTGCACCGTGGAACTGCTCTGGCGCGGGGAGAGGCGGTTCGCGAGGATCTTCGTCGAGCACGAAGCCGACCGGCTCCGGGTTGGGGTTTTCGACGCCACAGGAGCGCCGGCCTCTTCGCCTTTCCTGCGGGTGCGGCTGCTTCCGTCCCATCCCAGCGCAGGCGGCTTGGGTCAACCCGCTCCGGGGCCGGGGCCCACGGACGACATGCCGCCTTACAGCGAGTGCATGGACGAGGCACAACGCTCATTCTGCTTCCGCCAAATCCTGCCCGCCGCCGAGCCGGAGGTTTACGACCCAAAGACCGGCCATCCCGATGACCGGGCGATCCGCCTCAACGTGACGGTCAACAGCCGGCTGACCTCCCGCAACCGGATGAATTGGTTTGGCAACTACCAGGGACCCGATGCGCTCGAACGGGATCTCACCGACACGGATTTGTTTTTCGCCTGTGTCCAACTCGATCACGGGCCCGCCACGGGCGTGCCGAACGGTG is from Candidatus Methylacidiphilales bacterium and encodes:
- a CDS encoding LysM peptidoglycan-binding domain-containing protein — its product is MSLLPGRLQCRTLGLFLIPMAGLLCPLSPARAQEDPAAAQDALIERQKVMKAADQIDLIVQQNAQLQQDLAQMKERVKKLETDNAELKRLLDEQSKAQAMEKEALLKEVSKIVATGSKETKSVKETKTTAPESGAKGGNSAAAEQGYEYTVLAGQSLWAISKAYQDKGVNVSVEDIRKANNLAPNQPLKTGQKLFIPKK